Proteins encoded in a region of the Mucilaginibacter sabulilitoris genome:
- a CDS encoding TetR/AcrR family transcriptional regulator translates to MRKERKNAVRQAIVDTASRLFYKQGYGNTGINQIIEESGVVKSSLYTSFRSKEDILMAYLESSGAATDEALKNAAYKFTDPKERVLGVFDYLVELVQEKEYYGCNFLNIISEIPKEDERVIAQIKKQKNGVRRLFSEILEPIGKADMADQIYTLFDGALIANKVHNEVWPVNSARKIAEKLLG, encoded by the coding sequence ATGCGTAAAGAGAGAAAGAATGCAGTCAGGCAGGCTATTGTCGATACTGCGTCCCGGTTGTTTTACAAGCAAGGGTATGGTAATACCGGAATTAATCAGATCATCGAAGAATCCGGGGTAGTTAAGTCTTCATTATATACAAGCTTTCGCTCAAAGGAAGATATACTGATGGCTTATCTGGAAAGTTCGGGAGCCGCCACGGATGAAGCCTTGAAAAACGCTGCCTACAAATTTACAGACCCTAAAGAAAGAGTGTTAGGAGTGTTTGATTATCTGGTTGAACTGGTACAGGAAAAAGAGTATTATGGATGTAATTTCCTTAATATTATCTCAGAAATACCTAAAGAAGATGAGCGTGTAATAGCGCAGATCAAAAAACAAAAAAATGGTGTACGCCGGCTATTTTCCGAAATCCTGGAACCAATTGGAAAAGCAGATATGGCGGACCAAATTTATACCTTGTTTGATGGTGCTCTGATCGCAAATAAGGTGCATAACGAAGTATGGCCCGTAAATAGTGCCCGGAAAATTGCCGAAAAACTTCTTGGATAA